A window of the Pelagicoccus enzymogenes genome harbors these coding sequences:
- the hrpA gene encoding ATP-dependent RNA helicase HrpA: protein MHKDKQPHPFSSIQYPPELPISQRRDEIVSAIQAHQTIVLTGETGSGKTTQIPKMCLDAGLGLKGRIACTQPRRVAALSVAKRVAEELQVDFGKEVGAKIRFTDQTSKQTRVKFMTDGMLLTEIHGDPLMRDYEAVIIDEAHERSLNIDFLLGHLNQLRSRRPDLKIIITSATIDTEKFSAAFDNAPIIEVSGRVYPVDIIYAPLDELLEDSGDFTYIEGIAESAKRIQDEFGHGDILAFLPTEKDIRDAMDLLESRFRRHMEIIPCFGRLSNADQQRIFQSSPKRKLILATNIAETSLTIPGIRFVIDTGLARISRYNPRGRTKRLPITKVSQSSANQRSGRCGRVADGICIRLYSEKDYISRPIYSVPEIQRSNLADVILRMTASQLGNVETFPFIDPPSPAAITAGYQLLQELGALKASGGTGSTRSASSSAPFSLTPLGRKLSRLPADPTVGRMLLEADRHGVTHEVLVIAAALSIQDPRERPMDKEAAARQAHAQFEHKQSDFLALLNIWETLHDNFEKLSQSRLRKFCKQNFLNYLRIREWRDIYHQLERSLPKGGPAAPRAATPPSSGLERDSALYHAIHSCLLTGLLANVGRREETNLYRCSANRKPLVFPGSSLFIRQPRDKKTGKRKDPGTETGKKNRKSPEWILSAEIVETNRLYARTVASIDPRWILDVGRHILSHSYSDPEFIPDQGRVVARESIRIHGLEIQNKQVSYLKVDADKATEIFIREALLNEDYPAPANWTFLEQNRRLISRIQNAQTVISVAHWMGVEEAAFTFYQKRLKNVASIHDLNRFLKTSRSDLGRDSNAGESCLLMTEGDLTASEEAAIDLSLFPETVELGNSALPIEYQYKHGHAKDGVTLKLPYGKAKSVNNALLDWLIPGHLEPKIHALLKALPKDIRQRLIPLAETAKKIAADIRPTGDTLVASLRDYLQRTYSIETYASDWDEAAIPDHLRARIEVHDKKGKTIAEARDAQTLHQKLEAKQAELSTTKANDTSGLWKKAREKYEREISSISDLRGGSAAPRSTSNRIQIGAPNGIPLYAYPALRASSSASQLSIHLSLFRSESDAKAANANGISALLEHELRRELAWIQTDLKDVQRVGPAGVAFRPIHQLKEDVYEHIRQTLRTHDLDTLDPDSLHAAREKAYEKSKGILYKVVDQLKLILERRQTLIVQPLIAKSYTHDIDRILPPDFLRHTPHHILPRIPVYLEAIAHRAKTAAQNPARDSQRQNQLDHYRRRLAQVGTTSAANTQAKNQNQITTLRWMIEEFAISLFAQHLGTAHPISPKKLDQAFAQAGSEQSPISATTSPDRPSPSPGPSATPKPQRNTAKPDRPTQADLDSLKKLFG from the coding sequence GTGCATAAAGACAAGCAACCTCATCCTTTCTCCTCCATCCAATACCCGCCGGAACTCCCTATTTCCCAGCGGAGGGACGAGATAGTATCCGCGATCCAAGCACACCAAACCATCGTTCTGACCGGCGAAACGGGATCCGGCAAAACGACCCAAATCCCCAAAATGTGCCTCGACGCCGGCCTAGGCCTAAAAGGCCGCATCGCTTGCACCCAACCCCGCCGCGTCGCCGCTCTCTCCGTCGCCAAACGCGTCGCCGAAGAGCTTCAGGTCGACTTCGGCAAAGAGGTCGGAGCCAAGATCCGCTTCACCGACCAGACCTCCAAGCAAACTCGCGTCAAGTTCATGACCGACGGCATGCTGCTCACCGAAATCCACGGCGACCCGCTCATGCGCGACTACGAGGCAGTCATCATCGACGAGGCCCACGAACGCTCCCTCAACATCGACTTCCTGCTCGGACATCTCAACCAGCTCCGCTCCCGCCGGCCCGACCTCAAGATCATCATCACCTCGGCAACCATCGACACCGAGAAGTTTTCCGCCGCTTTCGACAACGCCCCCATTATCGAAGTTTCCGGCCGCGTCTACCCAGTCGACATCATCTACGCCCCGCTCGACGAGCTACTGGAAGACTCAGGCGACTTCACCTACATCGAAGGAATCGCTGAATCCGCTAAACGGATACAAGACGAATTCGGACACGGAGACATCCTTGCCTTCCTCCCTACCGAAAAGGATATTCGCGACGCGATGGACCTCTTGGAATCCCGCTTCCGGAGGCACATGGAAATCATCCCCTGCTTCGGACGTCTCTCCAACGCCGACCAGCAACGCATATTCCAATCGTCCCCCAAGCGAAAGCTGATCCTCGCCACCAACATTGCCGAAACGTCCCTCACCATCCCCGGAATCCGTTTCGTCATCGACACCGGCCTCGCCCGCATCTCCCGCTACAACCCACGCGGCCGCACCAAACGCCTTCCCATCACCAAAGTATCGCAATCCTCCGCCAACCAGCGCTCCGGCCGTTGCGGACGCGTCGCCGACGGAATTTGTATTCGCCTGTATTCAGAAAAAGACTACATTTCTCGCCCCATCTACTCCGTCCCCGAAATCCAACGTTCGAACCTAGCCGACGTCATCCTTCGCATGACCGCATCCCAACTCGGTAACGTCGAAACCTTCCCTTTCATCGATCCCCCCAGCCCTGCCGCCATCACCGCCGGCTACCAACTCCTGCAAGAACTCGGCGCCTTGAAAGCAAGTGGAGGGACCGGTTCCACCCGGTCCGCGTCAAGCAGCGCCCCCTTCTCCCTCACCCCTCTCGGGCGCAAACTCTCCCGTCTCCCCGCCGATCCCACCGTCGGCCGCATGCTGCTGGAAGCCGACAGGCACGGGGTCACCCACGAGGTCCTCGTCATCGCCGCAGCCCTCTCTATCCAAGACCCACGCGAGCGCCCCATGGACAAAGAAGCCGCCGCTCGCCAAGCCCACGCCCAGTTCGAGCACAAGCAATCCGACTTCCTCGCCCTGTTAAACATCTGGGAAACGCTGCACGACAACTTCGAAAAACTCTCCCAGTCGCGCCTACGAAAGTTCTGCAAACAGAACTTTCTCAACTACCTGCGCATCCGCGAGTGGCGCGACATCTACCACCAACTCGAACGCTCCTTGCCCAAAGGTGGGCCGGCCGCTCCGCGGGCGGCAACCCCTCCCAGCTCAGGCCTCGAACGCGACAGCGCCCTCTACCACGCCATCCACTCCTGCCTCCTTACCGGCCTGCTCGCCAACGTGGGGCGCCGCGAGGAAACCAACCTCTACCGCTGCTCCGCCAACCGCAAACCACTCGTTTTCCCGGGATCCTCCCTCTTCATCCGACAGCCTCGAGACAAGAAAACCGGCAAACGCAAAGACCCCGGCACCGAAACCGGCAAAAAGAATCGGAAAAGCCCCGAATGGATTCTCTCCGCCGAGATCGTCGAAACCAACCGACTCTACGCCCGCACCGTGGCCTCCATCGATCCCCGATGGATTCTCGACGTCGGCCGCCATATCCTCAGCCATAGCTACAGCGACCCCGAATTTATTCCCGACCAAGGACGCGTCGTCGCCCGCGAGTCCATCCGCATCCACGGACTGGAAATCCAAAACAAGCAAGTCAGCTATCTCAAAGTCGACGCTGACAAAGCGACAGAAATCTTCATCCGCGAAGCCCTCCTCAACGAAGACTATCCCGCCCCCGCCAACTGGACCTTCCTCGAGCAAAACCGACGCCTTATATCCCGTATCCAAAACGCCCAGACAGTTATCTCCGTCGCCCATTGGATGGGCGTCGAAGAAGCCGCCTTCACCTTCTACCAGAAGCGCCTAAAAAACGTCGCCTCCATCCACGACCTAAATCGCTTCCTGAAAACAAGTAGGAGCGACCTTGGTCGCGATTCCAATGCAGGAGAGTCTTGCCTCCTCATGACCGAGGGCGACCTCACCGCCTCCGAGGAAGCCGCCATCGACCTCTCCCTCTTCCCGGAAACCGTGGAGCTCGGCAACTCAGCCCTGCCCATCGAATACCAATACAAGCACGGCCACGCCAAGGACGGCGTCACCCTCAAGCTCCCCTACGGCAAAGCCAAGTCCGTCAACAACGCCCTGCTCGACTGGCTCATCCCCGGCCACCTTGAGCCCAAAATCCACGCCCTCCTCAAAGCGCTCCCCAAAGACATCCGCCAACGCCTCATCCCCTTGGCCGAGACCGCGAAAAAAATCGCCGCAGACATTCGCCCCACCGGCGACACCCTTGTTGCGTCTCTGCGCGACTATCTTCAGCGAACGTATTCAATCGAAACCTACGCTAGCGACTGGGACGAAGCTGCCATTCCCGACCACCTACGGGCCCGCATCGAGGTTCACGACAAGAAAGGCAAGACCATCGCCGAAGCCCGCGACGCCCAAACCCTGCACCAAAAGCTTGAAGCCAAGCAAGCAGAGCTCAGCACCACCAAGGCCAACGACACGAGCGGCCTTTGGAAAAAAGCCCGCGAAAAATACGAACGCGAAATCAGCTCCATTTCCGATCTTAGAGGTGGATCGGCCGCTCCGCGGTCAACCAGCAATCGTATCCAAATCGGCGCTCCCAACGGCATCCCCCTTTACGCATATCCCGCCCTCCGTGCCTCATCATCCGCTTCGCAGCTGTCCATCCACCTCTCCCTCTTCCGATCCGAGAGCGACGCAAAAGCAGCCAACGCCAATGGCATATCTGCCCTTCTGGAGCACGAGCTACGACGCGAGCTTGCCTGGATCCAAACCGACCTCAAAGACGTTCAACGCGTAGGGCCCGCCGGAGTCGCCTTCCGCCCCATCCATCAGCTGAAAGAAGACGTCTACGAACACATCCGCCAAACCCTTCGTACCCACGACCTCGATACACTCGATCCAGACTCCCTGCACGCCGCCCGCGAAAAAGCCTACGAAAAATCGAAAGGCATCCTCTACAAAGTGGTAGACCAGCTGAAACTCATCCTCGAGAGGCGCCAAACGCTGATCGTCCAACCCCTCATCGCAAAAAGCTACACTCACGACATCGACCGCATTCTCCCCCCAGACTTCCTGCGCCACACGCCCCATCACATCCTTCCCCGCATCCCCGTTTACCTCGAGGCCATCGCTCACCGAGCCAAAACCGCTGCCCAGAACCCCGCCCGCGACAGCCAACGCCAAAACCAACTCGATCACTACCGCCGCCGCCTCGCCCAAGTAGGAACGACCTCGGCCGCGAATACACAGGCCAAGAACCAAAACCAAATTACCACCCTCCGCTGGATGATAGAGGAGTTCGCCATCTCCCTCTTCGCCCAACACCTCGGCACCGCTCACCCCATTTCTCCCAAAAAACTCGACCAAGCCTTTGCCCAGGCAGGTTCCGAACAAAGCCCAATCTCCGCAACGACTTCCCCCGATCGGCCTTCCCCTTCCCCAGGCCCAAGCGCCACCCCTAAACCGCAACGAAACACAGCAAAGCCCGACCGCCCCACCCAAGCCGACCTCGACTCGCTAAAAAAACTCTTCGGCTAA
- a CDS encoding AI-2E family transporter, translated as MPDNDSPQKRFTTNQWRLIGVAAAMLSLTVIAFFLLGVFNLLRTFVQTFYGVLWPLAAAGILALIFRPVVEFLQTRARFNRTWSIITLFIVAALALSGILVLVIPVLVDQILLFIEYLPDIVGRISKSLAETYPKVVDFISTRLGEENLARIQDSVSNGITTLLQRSEPALNNIVGFASRTIAIGTGLAIIPVYLFFMLESRRNLGNDLRSQLSFVREDWREDIIFLINEFIGSVVSFFRGQIVIAFIMGVLLAIGFLIVGLKFAIILGLTIGFLNVIPYLGSIIGLSIALPLAYFQKDGGGLNLLILATVVFAVVQVIEGYLLTPRIMGKTTGLHPMVIIIAIFFWGTALDGILGMILAIPLTAFFVVAWRLAKRKYLDRIQKENTASSQS; from the coding sequence ATGCCCGACAACGACTCCCCACAAAAACGATTCACCACGAACCAGTGGCGCCTGATTGGCGTGGCCGCGGCGATGCTTAGCCTCACCGTCATCGCCTTTTTCCTGCTCGGAGTCTTCAACCTGCTCCGCACCTTCGTGCAAACCTTCTACGGCGTGCTCTGGCCGCTCGCCGCCGCCGGAATTCTCGCCCTCATCTTTCGGCCCGTGGTGGAGTTTCTGCAGACGCGAGCTCGATTCAATCGCACCTGGTCCATCATCACCCTCTTTATCGTGGCAGCCCTTGCCCTCTCTGGAATTCTGGTCCTGGTCATCCCCGTCCTCGTCGACCAGATCCTCCTCTTCATCGAATACCTTCCTGACATCGTGGGACGCATCAGCAAGAGCCTGGCCGAGACCTATCCCAAGGTGGTCGACTTCATCTCCACGCGCCTGGGCGAAGAGAATTTAGCCCGTATCCAAGATTCCGTTTCAAACGGCATCACCACTCTCCTGCAACGCTCCGAGCCAGCCCTCAACAACATCGTCGGTTTCGCAAGCCGTACCATCGCCATCGGGACCGGACTCGCCATCATTCCCGTCTACCTCTTCTTCATGCTGGAGAGCCGCCGCAATCTTGGCAACGACTTGCGCAGCCAGCTCTCCTTCGTTCGCGAGGACTGGCGAGAGGACATCATCTTCCTCATCAACGAATTCATTGGAAGCGTCGTATCCTTTTTTCGAGGGCAAATCGTCATCGCCTTCATCATGGGAGTTTTATTGGCAATCGGATTTCTCATCGTCGGCCTGAAATTTGCCATCATCCTCGGGCTGACCATCGGATTCCTGAACGTGATTCCTTACCTCGGCAGCATTATCGGCCTAAGCATCGCTCTGCCGCTCGCCTATTTCCAAAAAGACGGTGGCGGCCTCAACCTGTTGATTCTCGCTACGGTCGTATTCGCCGTCGTGCAAGTCATCGAAGGATATCTTCTCACCCCGCGTATCATGGGAAAGACGACCGGCTTGCACCCCATGGTCATCATCATCGCAATTTTCTTCTGGGGCACCGCCCTTGACGGAATCCTCGGCATGATCCTCGCGATCCCGCTAACCGCTTTCTTCGTCGTCGCATGGCGCCTCGCCAAACGAAAGTACCTTGATCGTATCCAAAAGGAAAACACAGCGAGCTCGCAGTCCTAG
- a CDS encoding paraquat-inducible protein A: MLRPRPSSALPLSIGALICWAFALYFPLATVEKLGISVSNNLLSIGQTFREEGQWLLGLCVDVLTVAIPSLMFLLLPLTANGSAAKCESQAGTLLSFAKAWAMPEVFCLSILVAFIKLGDLAEAKLSPGFYFLLAAALLLTYLLQQIKLPQATHRKNARSSIAYLIAATLLLIPANVLPIMTVSTAHGSRSSTLISGVADLASHGLWGIAAIVFIASILVPFGKVGGLAWLLTLRPPNASGAFPAKWYRVIDFIGRWSMLDIFLIGALAGLVEFGSLATIAPGPAAPLFAAAVILTIIAVERFPNDSRP; encoded by the coding sequence GTGCTAAGACCAAGACCATCCTCTGCGCTGCCCCTCTCTATTGGAGCCCTCATCTGCTGGGCCTTCGCCCTATACTTTCCCCTCGCCACCGTCGAAAAGCTAGGCATCAGCGTTTCGAACAATCTCCTATCGATCGGCCAGACTTTCCGCGAAGAGGGTCAGTGGCTGCTTGGGCTCTGCGTCGACGTTTTAACGGTAGCGATTCCGAGCCTCATGTTCCTTCTCCTGCCCCTGACCGCAAACGGTAGTGCGGCTAAGTGCGAAAGCCAGGCTGGCACCCTTCTATCCTTCGCCAAAGCGTGGGCCATGCCGGAGGTGTTCTGCTTGTCGATACTGGTCGCTTTCATAAAGCTGGGCGACTTGGCGGAAGCGAAGCTTTCCCCCGGGTTCTATTTCCTTCTCGCGGCCGCCTTGCTGCTCACCTACCTGCTGCAGCAAATCAAGCTGCCGCAAGCGACGCACCGCAAAAACGCCAGATCTTCAATCGCCTACCTTATCGCCGCTACGCTCCTGCTGATCCCTGCGAATGTGCTTCCTATCATGACCGTATCCACGGCGCACGGAAGCCGAAGCAGCACCTTGATCTCAGGCGTAGCAGACCTTGCGAGTCATGGACTGTGGGGAATCGCCGCCATCGTATTCATCGCCTCGATCCTCGTTCCCTTCGGAAAGGTTGGCGGACTTGCCTGGCTCCTTACCCTGAGGCCCCCAAACGCCTCGGGCGCCTTTCCAGCTAAATGGTATCGCGTCATCGATTTCATCGGCCGTTGGTCGATGCTAGACATCTTCCTCATCGGAGCCCTCGCCGGACTCGTGGAATTCGGCAGTCTGGCCACTATCGCGCCCGGGCCCGCCGCTCCCCTCTTCGCCGCAGCGGTTATTCTGACCATCATCGCTGTCGAACGTTTCCCGAACGACTCAAGACCATGA
- a CDS encoding intermembrane transport protein PqiB has translation MNQAQESSQHNPTPNPNSLLVWIVPLVALLVGGYMIVKEVSQQGPQITILFENGEGIEAGKTVLQHKGVKVGLVESVRLSADLEHVEATVKLQKSAKGLARESSKFWILRPEIGIEGIRGLGTLISGPTIQVQPGVGPLQKQFTAEKRPPLKGSELGYHYYLSVSQLGSLKPGSPVLYRQYKVGEVLETELAADATAIRVKILVNSPYDKLVRTDSVFWNASGIAMSVGLLGAKIQTDSLQSVLAGGIMFATPENKGELAELAPENLEFELHTELDEDWLKWSPKISLQ, from the coding sequence ATGAATCAAGCTCAAGAAAGCTCACAACATAACCCTACTCCCAACCCAAACTCGCTCCTCGTTTGGATCGTGCCCCTGGTCGCCTTGCTGGTGGGCGGCTACATGATCGTGAAGGAAGTGTCGCAGCAAGGGCCACAGATCACCATCCTGTTCGAGAACGGAGAAGGGATCGAAGCGGGCAAAACCGTGCTGCAGCACAAAGGGGTCAAGGTGGGGCTGGTGGAGTCCGTGCGACTCAGCGCCGACCTCGAACATGTCGAGGCCACCGTTAAGCTTCAAAAATCTGCCAAAGGGCTCGCAAGAGAGAGCTCCAAATTCTGGATACTGAGGCCAGAAATCGGCATCGAAGGCATCCGCGGACTCGGAACGCTTATTAGCGGCCCGACCATTCAAGTGCAGCCTGGAGTGGGACCTTTACAGAAGCAATTTACCGCCGAGAAACGTCCCCCGCTCAAGGGCAGCGAACTCGGCTACCACTACTACTTAAGCGTCTCCCAACTCGGATCCCTCAAGCCAGGCTCCCCAGTCCTATACCGCCAATACAAAGTGGGAGAAGTGCTGGAAACCGAGCTTGCCGCTGACGCGACAGCGATTCGAGTCAAGATTCTCGTCAACTCTCCCTACGACAAGCTGGTACGAACCGACAGCGTTTTTTGGAACGCGAGCGGCATCGCCATGAGCGTCGGTCTGCTGGGCGCAAAAATCCAAACCGACTCCCTGCAATCCGTGCTGGCGGGAGGAATCATGTTCGCCACTCCGGAAAACAAGGGAGAGCTGGCCGAACTCGCCCCCGAGAATTTAGAATTCGAGCTGCATACCGAGCTAGACGAAGATTGGCTCAAGTGGAGCC